Part of the Panicum virgatum strain AP13 chromosome 4N, P.virgatum_v5, whole genome shotgun sequence genome is shown below.
CTCACTGAAGAGGTTTTGCCAATGATCGTGTACCATAGTTTGTATATGAATTGAAATTGTACACAGTATAAATAAACCAAATTGAAGTTTCAAGAGGCACAAGGAACTCAATCCAAGCCACTTACAAACGCCATACCTGTTACAATCAATGAAACTGAATGGTCGCACTCAAATAGTTGCACATTAACACACCTACGAAGCCACTGCGTTTAGCTATCGCAATGCTACAGAAACCTCTAGGCACCACAGGATACGTAACAGTTACCTTACAAAAATTATATAATTGATGCTTCTTTGAAAACAATACATACAGTGTTTATTGGACCTCATCGATGTGTTATACATTTATTATAAcgatttgaaaagaaaatgggaaacgGATTCAACCATACTCAACAGAGGTAACACAGGTATGGTGTGAAAGCAATGAAACTCACATCATGCTAATATTTTACGATGGGGTTCCTCCTGGGTTTAACTGCAGATAAGGACATAGTATTCATCAAGACAAGATGCATTTAAAACTTTAATGCTGTATCATGAGCAGCGAGAAAGATTGTAACTACCTTGTCGATCTTTCACTGGAACTGCATGACAGGGATGTGTTTTAGTCTTCCCGTTTCAACGCTTTCTTGCAAATTTTGTCGGAAACGAGGATGCAGGCTGCGAAAGTAGACATCCTGTATGGATGAGAGAAATTCCATACCATCCGGAACACTGACTAGCTCTTTGAGACCATCAAGTTTAAGATACTCAAGACAGATCAATGCTCCTTTTTCTATGTAAATTCGAGTAATGTGTTCCATGTCTGTCAAGGACATCCCCTTCAACTTTGGGAACCAACCATCATGGAATCCCAGTTCTTGCCCATCGTATGCCCCTTTAACTTGCAAGCTTGTTAAATTCGATAGCTTAGAGAGGTATGGAATTGGATTTTCTGTAAGATGGCACCCACATAAACTTAATCTGACAAGAGTGTTGCCAGGAGCCGAGAACATTGGAGATTTCAGAACTCCTTCTGCCAGTCGACCTGTCAATTGAAGCGTCTGAAGTTCCGGTGGCAATGTCAAGGCCTCTAGCATTAGCACCTCATCCTGGTTGCATGCTTTGACATTTAATCTCAGGAGGTGTTGCAGCTTCGATAAAGTACAAAGTTGTGAGCAGTACTTGCTTCTTACATCTGAGATGTAAAGACTCCTTAGCTGCACCAAATTTTCTAGATTGCTGATAAATCGTTCACTGGCTCGGACTTCATCTAGAGTTTGTAATTCTGTTAGATCCCAAAGGTTATCATTGGCTGATCCCACACCTATTGAGTGATTGAAACTTGAGCTTCCTGTGTGAAGCAACTTCCAGACAAGTATGTGCCGCAGTTTCTTCAATTTTGCAAACCCACGAGGAAAACTCGACAACTGAGTCCTTTCAAGGCTTAGTGTTTGTAAATTATGGAGTCTGGTGACACTTTTTGGAAGCGACTTCAAGTTGGTGTCATTGAGGCACAAATATTTAAGATTAAACAATTCTCCAATCGAATGAGGAATAGTCTCAATAGGCAGGCCTGACAAATCTAGCACTGCAAGATACTTAGATTTAGATGGAACCAATGAAGACCATGAAGAATATAGCATGGTTGTGTCAAATAGTAAAAATGTTCTTAGCCTACAAGGATCTATGTTTAGTTTGAGATCTTTATTGCAGCGAAGCACTGAAACTCTGCGAGAGTCTGATACATCCTCTATAACCCCAGGTGTGTCATCATAAGTTGAGTTAAAACTCTCCTTTTCAGACAGCTTAATTGCTAGTTCACGTACAAGATCATGCATACGGAAACGTCGAATCCTGCCAAAACTGTTCCTTTCTGTGACTTGAAGCATGCTCCGATGGACAAGTTCAACGAGATAACTTTCTGCAACCTCTTCCATGCTCATTGATCCTCTCTGTTCAATAAACCCTTCTGCAATCCACAATCTGATCAGCTTCTTCCTACGAAGGAGATAGTCTTCTGGGAACATAGCACAATATAAGAAACAATTTTTCAAATAATTTGGTAGGTGCTTGTAACTTAAGTTTAAAATCCACTCCACATGGTTTAGATCTGGGTTGTTCTGTAACTCCCATATCAGTTGACGGTAGAAACACTTCCATTCCGTTTCACTTTTATCCCTGAGTGACAACAGGCTCCCTATTGCAACAATAGCTAACGGCAAACCTTCACATTTCTTCACGATCTTCTGACCCCACTTCTGCAGTTCTTGGGAAACAATAGAATTTTCGGTTTTCCAAAACACCTTCCTGCAAAATAGAACCCATGCATCATGCTCATTCAGAGGCTCTAGCGTGATCTTGCAATCGTCTTCAGCAATTGAAGCCACTTCGTCAATTCTTGTTGCGACTACTAGGATGCTCCTCTTGCCACTACATCTAAAAAATAGTTCACCAATCTCCAACAGAATTGAAGCTCTCCACACATCATCCAGTATGATTATGCACCGCTTTTTATTCAGAATTTGTTTCAAATCCACTCTTATCTCCTCAATGCTCATCTTTGCAACATCAGACTCCTTTTTCTCGTCAGTCACATAGAGTTCTTTAAACATGTTTCTCAAGATATTATCAATGC
Proteins encoded:
- the LOC120669389 gene encoding disease resistance protein RPM1-like, which produces MTTNNAGWNRGWFYLRNYKGALPAFTNRVLRERPPKWDWRVSSPSQQARPEGLTDALMKRRKDATEAKAERKRKRKAKHDKECKLARVECKAWPSTPEFSEEEEEASDAEDHALRSDREAVGASPPPFYLWDDDEGEPVAPEVMRAIAESSAHPSLEGAKRGSSPLAAVEETPAPQVLKKNIDKKMAEIAVLLAVRKISIAVAGEMLNLAKPLLVKKPDLVTSLPTNMELIKEELEMINVFLKKTSARGCSNTVLDTWIIQVRRLSFDIEDIVDQYIYAIGEQRRMGSWSMRKILNRPQVLLSLDRIAIEVDKIREKVRELSCRRDRWIQPIPGGLDIEMPENSNKQEVHILRNSQPNNVDMLVGIDKQRENLTKLLYAEKGSPRVITILGMGGLGKSTLVHHVYKREGSHFDCRAWVSVSQLCSIDNILRNMFKELYVTDEKKESDVAKMSIEEIRVDLKQILNKKRCIIILDDVWRASILLEIGELFFRCSGKRSILVVATRIDEVASIAEDDCKITLEPLNEHDAWVLFCRKVFWKTENSIVSQELQKWGQKIVKKCEGLPLAIVAIGSLLSLRDKSETEWKCFYRQLIWELQNNPDLNHVEWILNLSYKHLPNYLKNCFLYCAMFPEDYLLRRKKLIRLWIAEGFIEQRGSMSMEEVAESYLVELVHRSMLQVTERNSFGRIRRFRMHDLVRELAIKLSEKESFNSTYDDTPGVIEDVSDSRRVSVLRCNKDLKLNIDPCRLRTFLLFDTTMLYSSWSSLVPSKSKYLAVLDLSGLPIETIPHSIGELFNLKYLCLNDTNLKSLPKSVTRLHNLQTLSLERTQLSSFPRGFAKLKKLRHILVWKLLHTGSSSFNHSIGVGSANDNLWDLTELQTLDEVRASERFISNLENLVQLRSLYISDVRSKYCSQLCTLSKLQHLLRLNVKACNQDEVLMLEALTLPPELQTLQLTGRLAEGVLKSPMFSAPGNTLVRLSLCGCHLTENPIPYLSKLSNLTSLQVKGAYDGQELGFHDGWFPKLKGMSLTDMEHITRIYIEKGALICLEYLKLDGLKELVSVPDVPVKDRQVKPRRNPIVKY